One genomic window of Leopardus geoffroyi isolate Oge1 chromosome C3, O.geoffroyi_Oge1_pat1.0, whole genome shotgun sequence includes the following:
- the CRTC2 gene encoding CREB-regulated transcription coactivator 2, with amino-acid sequence MATAGANGPGSATAAASNPRKFSEKIALQKQRQAEETAAFEEVMMDIGSTRLQAQKLRLAYTRSSHYGGSLPNVNQIGCGLAEFQSPLHSPLDSSRSTRHHGLVERVQRDPRRMVSPLRRHPRHVDSSPYSPAYLSPPPESSWRRTMPWGNFPAEKGQLFRLPSVLNRTSSDSALHTSVMNPSPQDTYPGPAPTSILPGRRGGFLDGEVDAKVHGAEETLLDDKHLLKPWDAKKLASSSSRPRSCEVPGINIFPSPDQPASVPVLPPAMNTGGSLPDLTNLHFPPPLPTPLDPEETAYPHLSGGSSTSNLTHTMTHLGISGGLGLGPGSGYDAPGLPSPLSHPPLQASLSNPNLQASLSNPNLQASLSSPQPQLQGSHSHPSLPASSLARHTLPTASLGHPSLSAPALSSASSSSASPPALGAPPYPASTPGTSPRHRRVPLSPLSLPAGPADARRAQQQLPKQFSPTVSPTLSSITQGVPLDTSRLPTDQRLPPYPYSPPSLVLPAQPPTPKPLPQPGLSSQACPMQPSGRPPHCGLLYPPSSGGHGQQSHHRLMSDFSLGNPEQFSMESPSASLALDPPGLSEGPGFLGGEGPVSGLQDPHTLNHQNLTHCARHGSGPNIILPGDSSPGFSKEIAAALAGVPGFEVAAAGLGLGLGLEEELRMEPLGLEGLHMLSDPCALLPDPAVEDSFRSDRLQ; translated from the exons ATGGCGACGGCGGGAGCGAACGGGCCCGGCTCGGCCACGGCCGCAGCTTCCAATCCGCGCAAGTTTAGTGAGAAGATCGCGCTGCAGAAGCAGCGTCAGGCCGAAGAGACGGCGGCCTTCGAGGAGGTGATGATGGACATCGGCTCCACCCGG TTACAGGCCCAAAAACTGCGACTGGCGTACACGAGGAGCTCCCATTACGGTGGGTCTCTGCCCAACGTTAACCAGATAGGCTGCGGCCTGGCCGAGTTCCAG AGCCCCCTCCACTCGCCTCTGGATTCGTCTCGGAGCACTCGGCACCACGGGCTGGTGGAGCGGGTGCAGCGAGACCCCCGAAGGATGGTGTCCCCGCTCCGCCGCCACCCCCGCCAC GTCGACAGCTCTCCCTATAGTCCTGCCTACTTGTCTCCTCCCCCGGAGTCCAGCTGGCGGAG GACGATGCCCTGGGGCAATTTCCCTGCAGAGAAGGGGCAGCTGTTTCGACTACCATCTGTTCTGAACAG gacAAGTTCTGACTCTGCCCTTCACACCAGCGTGATGAACCCAAGCCCTCAGGACACTTACCCAGGTCCTGCCCCTACCAGCATCCTGCCCGGTCGCCGCGGAG GTTTCCTGGACGGTGAGGTGGATGCCAAAG TCCATGGTGCCGAGGAGACCTTGCTAGACGACAAGCACTTGCTGAAGCCCTGGGACGCGAAGAAG ctggcctcctcctcctcccggccTCGGTCCTGCGAAGTCCCTGGAATTAA CATCTTTCCGTCTCCTGACCAGCCCGCCAGCGTGCCTGTCCTCCCGCCCGCCATGAACACGGGAGGCTCCCTGCCTGACCTCACCAACCTGCACTTCCCCCCACCACTCCCTACCCCCCTGGACCCCGAGGAGACCGCCTACCCCCACCTGAGCGGGGGAAGCAGTACTTCCAATCTGACCCACACGATGACCCACCTGGGCATCAGcgggggcctgggcctgggcccggGCTCGGGCTATGATGCGCCAG GACTTCCTTCCCCTCTCAGCCACCCGCCCTTGCAGGCCTCCCTGAGCAATCCCAACCTGCAGGCCTCCCTGAGCAATCCCAACCTGCAGGCCTCCCTGAGCagtccccagccccagctccagggCTCCCACAGCCACCCCTCActgcctgcctcttccctggCCCGACACACACTGCCCACCGCCTCCTTGGGCCACCCCTCGCTCAGCGCCCCGGCCCTCTCCTCTgcatcctcctcctctgcctcgcCTCCTGCCCTGGGTGCCCCCCCTTACCCAGCTTCTACCCCCGGGACCTCCCCCCGCCATCGCCGTGTGCCCCTCAGCCCCCTGAGTTTGCCCGCGGGCCCAGCTGACGCCAGGAGGGCCCAACAGCAGCTGCCCAAACAGTTTTCGCCAACAGTGTCACCCACCTTGTCCTCCATCACTCAG GGTGTCCCCCTGGATACCAGCAGACTGCCCACTGACCAGCGGCTGCCTCCATACCCGTACAGCCCCCCGAGTCTGGTTCTGCCCGCCCAGCCGCCCACCCCAAAGCCTCTGCCGCAGCCAGGGCTGTCCTCTCAGGCCTGCCCGATGCAGCCCTCAGGCAGGCCACCGCACTGTGGGCTACTGTACCCGCCCAGCTCCGGGGGACACGGGCAGCAGTCTCACCACCGGCTGATGAGTGACTTCAGCCTGGGGAAC CCAGAGCAGTTCAGCATGGAGAGCCCATCGGCCAGCCTGGCGCTGGACCCCCCTGGCTTGTCTGAAGGGCCTGGATTTTTAGGGGGCGAGGGGCCAGTGAGTGGCCTCCAGGACCCCCATACCCTCAACCACCAGAACTTGACCCACTGTGCCCGCCATGGCTCAGGGCCCAACATCATTCTTCCAG GAGACTCCTCCCCCGGCTTCTCTAAGGAGATTGCCGCAGCCCTGGCCGGAGTGCCTGGCTTCGAGGTGGCGGCGgccgggctggggctggggctggggctggaggaggagctgcGCATGGAGCCCCTGGGCCTGGAAGGGCTCCACATGCTGAGCGACCCCTGTGCCCTGCTGCCCGATCCTGCCGTGGAGGACTCTTTCCGCAGTGACCGGCTGCAGTGA
- the SLC39A1 gene encoding zinc transporter ZIP1, with protein sequence MGPWGEPELLVWRPEAVASQPPGPVGLEVKMGALVLLLVLTLLCSLVPICVLRRPGAGPEASASRQKALSLVSCFAGGVFLATCLLDLLPDYLAAIDEALAALHVTLQFPLQEFILAMGFFLVLVMEQITLAYKEQSGPPPREETRALLGTNGGPQHWHDGPGLPQAGGAPAAPSALRACVLVFSLALHSVFEGLAVGLQRDRARAMELCLALLLHKGVLAVSLSLRLLQSRLRAQVVAGCGILFACMTPLGIGLGAALAESAGPLHQLAQSVLEGMAAGTFLYITFLEILPQELATSEQRILKVILLLAGFALLTGLLFIQV encoded by the exons ATGGGGCCCTGGGGAGAGCCAGAGCTCCTGGTGTGGCGTCCGGAGGCGGTGGCCTCGCAGCCCCCAGGGCCCGTGGGGCTGGAGGTGAAAATGGGGGCCCTAGTGTTGCTGCTGGTGCTCACGCTTCTCTGCAGCCTGGTGCCCATCTGCGTGCTGCGCCGTCCGGGGGCTGGCCCCGAAGCCTCAG CCTCCCGCCAAAAAGCCTTGAGCCTCGTAAGCTGCTTCGCAGGAGGTGTCTTTCTGGCCACCTGTCTCCTGGACCTCCTGCCTGACTACCTGGCTGCCATAGATGAGGCCCTGGCGGCCTTGCACGTGACG CTCCAGTTCCCCCTACAAGAGTTCATCCTGGCGATGGGCTTCTTCCTGGTCCTGGTGATGGAGCAGATCACACTGGCTTACAAGGAGCAGTCAGGGCCGCCGCCTCGAGAGGAGACGAGGGCCCTGCTGGGAACAAATGGTGGCCCGCAGCACTGGCACGACGGGCCAGGGCTCCCACAAGCGGGTGGAGCCCCAGCGGCCCCCTCGGCCCTGCGTGCCTGTGTCCTGGTCTTTTCCCTGGCCCTGCACTCCGTGTTCGAGGGGCTGGCGGTGGGGCTGCAGCGAGACCGGGCGCGGGCCATGGAGCTGTGCCTGGCTCTGCTGCTCCACAAGGGCGTCCTGGCCGTGAGCTTGTCCCTGCGGCTGCTGCAGAGCCGTTTGCGGGCGCAGGTGGTAGCTGGCTGTGGGATCCTCTTTGCATGCATGACACCTCTGGGCATTGGGCTGGGTGCAGCCCTGGCAGAGTCGGCTGGGCCACTGCACCAGCTGGCCCAGTCTGTGCTGGAGGGCATGGCAGCTGGCACCTTTCTCTATATCACCTTCCTGGAAATTCTGCCCCAGGAGCTGGCCACTTCTGAACAGAGGATCCTCAAGGTCATTCTGCTCCTCGCAGGCTTTGCCCTGCTAACTGGCCTGCTCTTCATCCAAGTCTAG
- the CREB3L4 gene encoding cyclic AMP-responsive element-binding protein 3-like protein 4 isoform X1, which translates to MDFRTPDLLDAWLESPEDVFSTGTFPEPGLHGPPPEAPGTKLQEQGLRGWEPSGGRGCGLRDSEPEDFLKLFIDPNEVYCSGASASSDSGHPSEDPGRPDRPPAPQAPSPPALYEVVYEAGALERTQGEAGPAVGCISLQPGQRSPQLTVPEACVVCELPCDAHDTLPGAGTVNPVPPATLKARREQPCVMGKTGPSPTVLSPSPVLHQLPCQTLFLTEEEKRLLGQEGVSLPAHLPLTKAEERVLKKVRRKIRNKQSAQDSRQRKKEYIDGLESRAAACSAQNQELQKKVQELERCNVSLVAQLRQLQLLAARTSNKAAQTSTCVVILLFSLALIILPSVSPFQGLREAGPEDYQPHGVVSRNILSHKDMTEGLETTVVESRPGGPLKAKGENGSTRTLLEKMGGKTGSNGHAGAVLHAEEM; encoded by the exons ATGGATTTCCGAACCCCCGACCTGCTGGATGCGTGGCTGGAGTCCCCAGAAGACGTTTTCTCAACAGGGACCTTCCCGGAGCCGGGACTGCACGGCCCACCTCCGGAGGCCCCGGGGACGAAGCTCCAAGAACAGGGGCTGCGAGGCTGGGAGCCCAGTGGGGGCCGTGgctgt GGCCTTCGAGACAGTGAGCCTGAAGACTTCCTGAAACTTTTCATTGACCCCAATGAAGTGTACTGCTCAGGAGCCTCTGCTAGCAGCGACAGTGGCCATCCATCTGAGGACCCTGGCCGTCCAGACAGGCCCCCCGCCCCTCAAGCACCCAGTCCCCCTGCTCTCTATGAGGTGGTCTATGAGGCAGGGGCCCTGGAGAGGACGCAGGGGGAAGCTGGGCCAGCTGTAGGGTGCATCTCTCTCCAGCCAG GTCAGCGGAGCCCACAACTGACGGTGCCCGAAGCCTGCGTGGTCTGCGAGCTGCCCTGTGATGCTCACGACACCCTGCCCGGGGCAGGCACTGTAAACCCAGTGCCTCCTGCGACCCTG AAGGCACGCAGGGAGCAGCCTTGTGTGATGGGAAAGACAGGACCCTCCCCCACTGTCCTCTCACCCTCTCCTGTTCTCCACCAGCTGCCCTGTCAGACCTTGTTCCTGACAGAAGAGGAGAAGCGTCtgctggggcaggaaggggttTCCCTGCCCGCACACCTGCCCCTCACCAAG gcagaggagagggtcCTCAAGAAGGTCAGGAGGAAGATCCGGAACAAGCAGTCAGCTCAGGACAGTCGGCAGCGGAAGAAAGAGTACATCGACGGGCTAGAGAGCAG GGCCGCTGCCTGCTCTGCACAGAACCAGGAACTGCAGAAAAAAGTCCAGGAGCTGGAGAGGTGCAACGT ctccctggTAGCTCAGCTCCGCCAGCTGCAGCTGCTGGCTGCCCGGACCTCCAACAAAGCCGCCCAGACCAGCACTTGTGTTGTG ATCCTTCTTTTTTCCCTGGCTCTAATCATCCTGCCCAGTGTCAGCCCCTTTCAGGGTCTCCGGGAAGCTGGGCCTGAGGATTACCAGCCTCATGGAG TGGTTTCCAGAAATATCCTAAGTCACAAGGACATGACAGAAGGTTTGGAGACCACAGTAGTAGAGTCCAGACCGGGGGGGCCACTTAAGGCCAAGGGTGAAAATGGCTCAACAAGGACACTGCTTGAGAAGATGGGAGGGAAGACAGGCTCCAATGGGCATGCAGGAGCTGTGCTGCATGCAGAAGAGATGTGA
- the CREB3L4 gene encoding cyclic AMP-responsive element-binding protein 3-like protein 4 isoform X2, whose product MDFRTPDLLDAWLESPEDVFSTGTFPEPGLHGPPPEAPGTKLQEQGLRGWEPSGGRGCGLRDSEPEDFLKLFIDPNEVYCSGASASSDSGHPSEDPGRPDRPPAPQAPSPPALYEVVYEAGALERTQGEAGPAVGCISLQPGQRSPQLTVPEACVVCELPCDAHDTLPGAGTVNPVPPATLLPCQTLFLTEEEKRLLGQEGVSLPAHLPLTKAEERVLKKVRRKIRNKQSAQDSRQRKKEYIDGLESRAAACSAQNQELQKKVQELERCNVSLVAQLRQLQLLAARTSNKAAQTSTCVVILLFSLALIILPSVSPFQGLREAGPEDYQPHGVVSRNILSHKDMTEGLETTVVESRPGGPLKAKGENGSTRTLLEKMGGKTGSNGHAGAVLHAEEM is encoded by the exons ATGGATTTCCGAACCCCCGACCTGCTGGATGCGTGGCTGGAGTCCCCAGAAGACGTTTTCTCAACAGGGACCTTCCCGGAGCCGGGACTGCACGGCCCACCTCCGGAGGCCCCGGGGACGAAGCTCCAAGAACAGGGGCTGCGAGGCTGGGAGCCCAGTGGGGGCCGTGgctgt GGCCTTCGAGACAGTGAGCCTGAAGACTTCCTGAAACTTTTCATTGACCCCAATGAAGTGTACTGCTCAGGAGCCTCTGCTAGCAGCGACAGTGGCCATCCATCTGAGGACCCTGGCCGTCCAGACAGGCCCCCCGCCCCTCAAGCACCCAGTCCCCCTGCTCTCTATGAGGTGGTCTATGAGGCAGGGGCCCTGGAGAGGACGCAGGGGGAAGCTGGGCCAGCTGTAGGGTGCATCTCTCTCCAGCCAG GTCAGCGGAGCCCACAACTGACGGTGCCCGAAGCCTGCGTGGTCTGCGAGCTGCCCTGTGATGCTCACGACACCCTGCCCGGGGCAGGCACTGTAAACCCAGTGCCTCCTGCGACCCTG CTGCCCTGTCAGACCTTGTTCCTGACAGAAGAGGAGAAGCGTCtgctggggcaggaaggggttTCCCTGCCCGCACACCTGCCCCTCACCAAG gcagaggagagggtcCTCAAGAAGGTCAGGAGGAAGATCCGGAACAAGCAGTCAGCTCAGGACAGTCGGCAGCGGAAGAAAGAGTACATCGACGGGCTAGAGAGCAG GGCCGCTGCCTGCTCTGCACAGAACCAGGAACTGCAGAAAAAAGTCCAGGAGCTGGAGAGGTGCAACGT ctccctggTAGCTCAGCTCCGCCAGCTGCAGCTGCTGGCTGCCCGGACCTCCAACAAAGCCGCCCAGACCAGCACTTGTGTTGTG ATCCTTCTTTTTTCCCTGGCTCTAATCATCCTGCCCAGTGTCAGCCCCTTTCAGGGTCTCCGGGAAGCTGGGCCTGAGGATTACCAGCCTCATGGAG TGGTTTCCAGAAATATCCTAAGTCACAAGGACATGACAGAAGGTTTGGAGACCACAGTAGTAGAGTCCAGACCGGGGGGGCCACTTAAGGCCAAGGGTGAAAATGGCTCAACAAGGACACTGCTTGAGAAGATGGGAGGGAAGACAGGCTCCAATGGGCATGCAGGAGCTGTGCTGCATGCAGAAGAGATGTGA
- the JTB gene encoding protein JTB, producing MPTGAGRRSLPQGSHLCWLLCAFTLKLCQAEAPVRAEKLSVSTSNLPCWLVEEFVVAEECAPCSNFQAKTTPECGSTGYVEKITCSSSKRNELKSCRSALMEQHLFWKFEGAVVGVALVFACLVIVRQRQLDRKALEKVRKQIESI from the exons ATGCCTACAGGCGCAGGGAGGCGTAGCCTCCCCCAGGGCAGCCACCTGTGCTGGTTGCTCTGCGCTTTCACCTTGAAGCTCTG CCAAGCCGAGGCTCCGGTGCGGGCGGAGAAGCTGTCAG TGAGCACCTCAAATTTGCCGTGCTGGCTGGTGGAAGAGTTCGTGGTGGCAGAAGAATGTGCTCCGTGCTCTAATTTCCAGGCT AAGACCACTCCTGAGTGTGGTTCCACAGGGTACGTGGAGAAAATCACATGCAGCTCATCCAAGAGAAATGAGTTGAAAAG CTGCCGCTCAGCTCTGATGGAGCAGCACTTATTCTGGAAATTTGAAGGGGCTGTCGTGGGTGTGGCCTTGGTCTTCGCTTGCCTTGTCATCGTTCGTCAGCGACAGCTGGACAGAAAAGCTCTGGAGAAGGTCCGGAAGCAAATCGAGTCCATATAG